From a region of the Salminus brasiliensis chromosome 4, fSalBra1.hap2, whole genome shotgun sequence genome:
- the hmx1 gene encoding homeobox protein HMX1, translating into MHEKSPESRTPTPPRGSSFFIENLLGSGRDEPHPQDSDIEQGVRGTVLRGSWAPVHPRGDATTSSDSSACWPSASLGALERSESPREATRSSDEHSDSVSSDSDSPVAPEAGRRRTDPDPEPEAGEAGLARRKKTRTVFSRSQVFQLESTFDAKRYLSSSERAGLAASLRLTETQVKIWFQNRRNKWKRQLHADLEAAAAAAAAAAAASHAPRRVVRVPVLYRESYPAPMTGLADAVSFPLTSLAHSMNVLRAQMTGLV; encoded by the exons ATGCACGAGAAAAGTCCGGAGAGTCGGACCCCGACGCCCCCGAGAGGGTCTTCGTTCTTTATCGAGAACCTGCTGGGATCCGGCCGCGACGAGCCGCATCCCCAGGACAGCGATATCGAGCAAGGCGTGAGAGGGACGGTTCTACGGGGCAGCTGGGCGCCGGTACATCCCCGCGGAGACGCGACCACGAGCTCCGACTCATCCGCGTGCTGGCCGTCCGCGAGCCTCGGTGCTCTGGAGCGCTCTGAGA GCCCGAGAGAAGCCACGCGCAGCTCGGACGAGCACTCGGACTCCGTGTCCAGCGACAGCGACTCTCCGGTGGCCCCGGAGGCCGGGCGGAGGCGCACGGATCCGGATCCGGAGCCCGAGGCGGGGGAAGCAGGCCTGGCGCGACGGAAGAAAACGCGCACGGTGTTCTCGCGCAGTCAAGTCTTCCAGCTCGAGTCCACGTTCGACGCCAAGCGCTACCTGAGCAGCTCGGAGCGCGCGGGCCTCGCCGCCTCACTCCGCCTCACCGAGACTCAGGTGAAGATCTGGTTCCAGAACCGCAGGAACAAGTGGAAGCGCCAGCTGCACGCGGACCTCGAGGCCGCAGCCGCAGCCGCAGCCGCCGCCGCCGCGGCCTCGCACGCGCCTCGGCGCGTCGTGCGCGTGCCCGTGTTGTATCGTGAGAGCTATCCGGCGCCAATGACCGGGCTCGCGGACGCTGTGAGCTTCCCGCTCACGTCCCTCGCGCACTCCATGAACGTGCTGAGGGCGCAGATGACCGGACTGgtgtga
- the hmx4 gene encoding H6 family homeobox 4, with amino-acid sequence MSKEDPQCRPGSLKFTIDNILNLKSSGRAVDACPSKAPIAAVCREEFPQPDNRLHDAEHERVHADEDAPAEDSPKDADGSLQDGGAKKSKPAAKKKTRTIFSKRQIFQLESTFDMKRYLSSAERACLASSLQLTETQVKIWFQNRRNKLKRQLSTEMDGGPNGDFGDGGKAVPFPGAYKENSLLGRCLLPMPLPVVYPGGSAPYLCLSNGTKYFGFFEGDM; translated from the exons ATGAGCAAGGAGGATCCGCAATGTCGACCCGGTTCGCTGAAGTTCACCATCGATAACATCCTCAACCTGAAGTCGAGTGGCAGGGCGGTTGACGCTTGCCCGTCGAAGGCGCCGATCGCGGCGGTGTGCCGCGAGGAGTTCCCTCAGCCTGACAACCGACTACACGACGCCGAACACG AGCGAGTCCACGCAGATGAAGATGCCCCGGCGGAGGACTCCCCGAAGGACGCGGACGGATCTCTCCAGGACGGCGGCGCCAAGAAGAGCAAACCGGCCGCCAAGAAGAAGACCCGCACTATATTCTCCAAGCGCCAGATCTTCCAGCTGGAGTCCACCTTCGACATGAAGCGCTACCTGAGCAGCGCGGAGAGAGCCTGCCTGGCCAGCTCGCTGCAGCTCACCGAGACTCAGGTGAAAATCTGGTTTCAGAACCGGCGGAATAAGTTGAAACGGCAGCTGTCCACCGAGATGGACGGGGGACCGAACGGGGACTTCGGCGACGGCGGGAAGGCGGTGCCCTTCCCCGGCGCGTATAAAGAGAACAGTCTGCTGGGGAGGTGTTTGTTACCGATGCCGTTGCCGGTCGTTTACCCCGGAGGCAGCGCGCCCTATTTATGCCTCTCAAACGGCACCAAATACTTCGGTTTTTTCGAAGGGGACATGTGA